Proteins encoded together in one Bradyrhizobium sp. CB82 window:
- the nuoI gene encoding NADH-quinone oxidoreductase subunit NuoI, which produces MNINATARSLLLSEFVSAFFLAMRYFFQPKPTLNYPFEKGPISPRFRGEHALRRYPNGEERCIACKLCEAVCPAQAITIEAGPRRNDGTRRTVRYDIDMVKCIYCGLCQEACPVDAIVEGPNFEFATETREELYYDKAKLLANGDRWEREIAKAIELDAPYR; this is translated from the coding sequence ATCAACATCAACGCCACCGCACGCTCGCTTCTGCTGTCGGAATTCGTCTCGGCGTTCTTCCTCGCCATGCGCTACTTCTTCCAGCCGAAGCCGACGCTGAACTATCCCTTCGAGAAGGGCCCGATCTCACCGCGCTTCCGCGGCGAGCACGCGCTGCGCCGCTATCCCAACGGCGAAGAGCGGTGCATCGCCTGCAAGCTGTGCGAGGCAGTCTGCCCCGCGCAGGCCATTACCATCGAAGCCGGCCCGCGTCGCAACGACGGAACCCGCCGCACCGTGCGCTACGACATCGACATGGTGAAGTGCATCTATTGCGGCCTCTGCCAGGAGGCCTGCCCGGTCGACGCCATCGTCGAAGGCCCGAACTTCGAATTCGCGACCGAGACCCGCGAGGAGCTCTACTATGACAAGGCCAAGCTGCTCGCCAACGGCGACCGCTGGGAACGCGAGATTGCGAAAGCGATCGAGCTCGACGCGCCGTACCGGTGA
- a CDS encoding NADH-quinone oxidoreductase subunit J, whose amino-acid sequence MILPALFFYLFAGICVASAVMVIVSRNPVHSVLYLILAFVNASGLFVLMGAEFLAMILIVVYVGAVAVLFLFVIMMLDVDFLELREGFIEYLPVGLVIGGIFMFELLLVVGAWVIDPTVTKSITAAIPANVSNTEALGLVLYTKYIHYFQLAGMVLLVAMIGAIVLTLRHKASVKRQDINVQNARTPDMAMALRKVAPGQGLQDADAAEWVK is encoded by the coding sequence ATGATCCTTCCCGCGCTGTTCTTCTATCTGTTCGCCGGCATCTGCGTCGCCTCGGCGGTGATGGTGATTGTCTCGCGCAATCCCGTGCATTCCGTGCTGTATCTGATCCTGGCCTTCGTCAACGCCTCCGGCCTGTTCGTGCTGATGGGCGCCGAGTTCCTGGCGATGATCCTGATCGTCGTCTATGTCGGCGCGGTCGCGGTGCTGTTCCTGTTCGTGATCATGATGCTCGACGTCGACTTCCTTGAGCTGCGCGAAGGCTTCATCGAGTACCTGCCGGTTGGCCTCGTAATCGGCGGCATCTTCATGTTCGAGCTGTTGCTGGTCGTCGGCGCATGGGTGATCGACCCGACCGTGACCAAGTCGATCACGGCGGCTATCCCGGCCAACGTCTCCAATACCGAGGCGCTCGGGCTCGTGCTCTACACGAAGTACATCCATTACTTCCAGCTCGCCGGCATGGTGCTGCTGGTCGCGATGATCGGCGCCATCGTGCTGACGCTGCGCCACAAGGCGTCCGTCAAGCGGCAGGACATCAACGTTCAGAACGCGCGTACGCCCGACATGGCGATGGCGCTGCGCAAGGTGGCGCCGGGGCAGGGACTCCAGGATGCCGATGCAGCGGAGTGGGTGAAATGA
- the nuoK gene encoding NADH-quinone oxidoreductase subunit NuoK, with product MTIGLGHYLAVGAILFTLGILGIFLNRKNIIVILMSIELILLAVNINLVAFSTFLGDIVGQVFALLVLTVAAAEAAIGLAILVVYFRNRGSIAVEDVNLMKG from the coding sequence ATGACGATCGGGCTCGGACACTATCTTGCCGTCGGCGCGATCCTGTTCACGCTCGGCATCCTCGGAATCTTCCTGAACCGCAAGAACATCATCGTCATCCTGATGTCGATCGAGCTGATCCTGCTCGCGGTCAACATCAACCTGGTGGCATTTTCGACCTTCCTGGGCGACATCGTCGGCCAGGTCTTCGCGCTCCTGGTGCTGACGGTCGCGGCTGCTGAAGCCGCGATCGGTCTTGCCATCCTGGTGGTCTATTTCCGCAACCGCGGCTCGATCGCGGTTGAGGACGTCAATCTGATGAAGGGTTAA
- a CDS encoding NADH-quinone oxidoreductase subunit M, whose translation MTTWPILSVTTFLPVVGALLVYVVRGDDEAARRNARWIALWTTLITFAVSLLLVARFDPSVADFQFVEKANWIAAGITYHMGVDGISLPFVILTTALMPFCIVASWNAIQNRVREYMMAFLILETLMVGTFSALDLVLFYLFFEGGLIPMFLIIGVWGGPRRVYASFKFFLYTLLGSVLMLLAIMALYWNGGTTDIPTLMHTAVPRSLQTWAWLAFFASFAVKMPMWPVHTWLPDAHVEAPTAGSVILAAILLKMGGYGFLRFSLPMFPLASHDFAPLIFTLSTIAIIYTSLVAMMQEDMKKLIAYSSVAHMGFVTMGIFAGTMQGVAGGVFQMISHGIVSGALFLCVGIVYDRMHTREIAAYGGLVNRMPLYALTFMVFTMANVGLPGTSGFVGEFMTLLGTFKVSIPTAFFATTGVILSACYALWLYRKVVFGALVKPSLMTIKDLTFRECLTLFPLIALTILFGVYPKPVLDMSAASVQQLVNNYNTAVTAVKAAALLQ comes from the coding sequence ATGACAACCTGGCCCATCCTTTCCGTCACCACCTTCCTGCCGGTCGTCGGAGCGCTGCTGGTCTACGTCGTGCGTGGCGACGACGAGGCGGCGCGGCGCAATGCGCGCTGGATCGCGCTGTGGACCACGCTCATCACCTTTGCGGTGTCGCTGCTCCTGGTTGCGCGCTTCGACCCGTCGGTCGCCGATTTCCAATTCGTCGAGAAGGCCAACTGGATCGCCGCCGGCATCACCTATCACATGGGTGTGGACGGCATCTCGCTGCCCTTCGTGATCCTGACCACAGCCCTGATGCCGTTCTGCATCGTCGCGAGCTGGAACGCGATCCAGAACCGGGTGCGCGAATACATGATGGCGTTCCTGATTCTGGAAACGCTAATGGTCGGCACCTTCTCGGCGCTGGATCTCGTGCTGTTCTATTTGTTCTTCGAGGGCGGCCTGATCCCGATGTTCCTGATTATCGGTGTCTGGGGCGGCCCGCGCCGGGTCTACGCGTCGTTCAAGTTCTTCCTCTACACGCTGCTCGGCTCGGTTCTGATGCTGCTCGCCATCATGGCGCTGTACTGGAACGGCGGCACCACCGACATCCCGACCCTGATGCACACCGCAGTGCCGCGGTCGTTGCAGACCTGGGCGTGGCTGGCCTTCTTCGCCTCCTTCGCGGTGAAGATGCCGATGTGGCCGGTGCACACCTGGCTGCCCGACGCGCACGTCGAGGCCCCGACCGCCGGCTCGGTGATCCTGGCCGCGATCCTCCTGAAGATGGGCGGCTACGGCTTCCTGCGCTTCTCGCTGCCGATGTTCCCGCTGGCGTCGCATGACTTCGCGCCGCTGATCTTCACGCTCTCGACCATCGCCATCATCTACACCTCGCTGGTGGCGATGATGCAGGAGGACATGAAGAAGCTGATCGCCTACTCGTCGGTCGCGCATATGGGCTTCGTCACCATGGGCATCTTCGCTGGTACCATGCAGGGCGTCGCCGGCGGCGTGTTCCAGATGATCTCGCACGGCATCGTCTCCGGAGCGCTGTTCCTCTGCGTCGGCATCGTCTACGACCGCATGCATACCCGTGAGATCGCGGCCTATGGGGGCCTCGTCAACCGGATGCCACTCTACGCGCTGACCTTCATGGTCTTCACCATGGCCAATGTCGGTCTGCCCGGCACCAGCGGTTTCGTCGGCGAATTCATGACGCTGCTCGGCACCTTCAAGGTCTCGATCCCGACCGCGTTCTTCGCCACGACGGGCGTGATCCTGTCGGCCTGCTATGCGCTCTGGCTCTACCGCAAGGTCGTGTTCGGGGCGCTGGTGAAGCCGTCGCTGATGACCATCAAGGACCTCACCTTCCGGGAGTGCCTGACGCTGTTTCCGCTGATCGCGCTGACGATCCTGTTCGGCGTCTATCCGAAGCCCGTGCTCGACATGTCGGCTGCCTCTGTCCAGCAACTTGTCAACAATTACAACACCGCGGTGACGGCCGTGAAGGCCGCCGCACTGCTCCAGTGA
- the nuoG gene encoding NADH-quinone oxidoreductase subunit NuoG translates to MTKLIIDGKEIDVPPEYTLLQACETAGAEIPRFCYHERLSIAGNCRMCLVEVKGGPKPVASCAWGVRDCRPGPKGEPPEISTRSPMVKKAREGVMEFLLINHPLDCPICDQGGECDLQDQAMGYGVDTSRFAENKRAVEDKYLGALVKTSMNRCIQCTRCVRFSAEVAGAPEMGATGRGEDMEITTYLEHALTSELQGNLVDICPVGALTSKPYAFAARPWELGKTQSVDVMDGIGSAIRVDTRGREVMRILPRVNESVNEEWISDKTRHVVDGLRTQRLDRPYIREAGKLRPASWSEAFAAIAAKAARTDGKRIGAIAGDLAGVEEMFALKDLLAKFGSANLAVQGGDAFDSALGRGAYVFNPTLVGIEQADALLIIGANPRKEAAVFNARIRKRWRAGGFKIGLIGAKADLTYDYEHLGAGTETLADLGAGKHSFADALKNAKHPVILVGAGATSRHDGAAILAQAAKLALEIGAVKDGWNGFGVLHETASRVGALDIGFTAGNGGLNAAQMTTFGTLDLLFLLGADEIKAPDGTYVVYIGTHGDRGAHRADVILPAAAYTEKSAIYVNTEGRAQMTGRAAFPPGEAREDWAIIRALSETLGKKLGYDSLPALRQAIFKAVPHLIRLDQIEAGTADQVKALASKGGTPERAPFKALIEDFYLTNPIARASAVMAECSRLASGQMLTAAE, encoded by the coding sequence ATGACAAAGCTCATCATCGACGGCAAAGAGATCGATGTCCCGCCGGAGTACACGCTGCTCCAGGCGTGCGAGACCGCCGGCGCCGAGATTCCGCGCTTCTGCTATCACGAGCGGCTGTCGATCGCTGGCAATTGCCGGATGTGCCTCGTCGAGGTGAAGGGCGGCCCGAAGCCGGTCGCGAGCTGCGCCTGGGGCGTGCGCGATTGCCGTCCGGGTCCCAAGGGCGAGCCGCCGGAAATCTCGACGCGTTCGCCGATGGTGAAGAAGGCCCGCGAAGGCGTGATGGAGTTCCTTCTCATCAACCATCCGCTGGACTGCCCGATCTGCGACCAGGGCGGCGAGTGCGACCTCCAGGACCAGGCAATGGGCTATGGTGTCGACACCAGCCGCTTCGCCGAGAACAAGCGCGCCGTCGAGGACAAATATCTGGGTGCGCTGGTCAAGACCTCGATGAACCGCTGCATCCAGTGCACGCGCTGCGTCCGCTTCTCGGCGGAAGTCGCCGGTGCCCCCGAAATGGGCGCGACGGGCCGCGGCGAGGATATGGAGATCACGACGTATCTCGAGCACGCGCTGACGTCCGAGCTTCAGGGCAATCTCGTCGACATCTGCCCCGTCGGCGCGCTGACCTCGAAGCCGTACGCCTTCGCCGCGCGCCCATGGGAGCTCGGCAAGACCCAGTCGGTCGACGTCATGGACGGCATCGGCTCGGCGATCCGCGTCGACACCCGTGGTCGCGAGGTGATGCGCATCCTCCCGCGCGTCAACGAGTCGGTGAACGAGGAGTGGATTTCCGACAAGACCCGTCACGTCGTCGACGGCCTGCGCACCCAGCGGCTCGACCGGCCCTATATCCGCGAGGCTGGCAAGCTGCGCCCGGCTTCGTGGTCCGAAGCCTTTGCTGCAATCGCCGCCAAGGCGGCCCGCACCGACGGCAAGCGGATCGGCGCCATCGCCGGAGATCTCGCCGGCGTCGAGGAGATGTTCGCGCTGAAGGATCTGCTCGCCAAGTTCGGCTCGGCCAATCTGGCGGTGCAGGGCGGTGATGCCTTCGATTCCGCGCTCGGCCGCGGCGCCTACGTCTTCAATCCGACCCTTGTCGGCATCGAGCAGGCCGACGCTCTCCTGATCATCGGCGCCAATCCTCGCAAGGAAGCGGCCGTGTTCAACGCCCGCATCCGCAAGCGCTGGCGCGCGGGCGGCTTCAAGATCGGCCTGATCGGCGCCAAGGCTGATCTGACCTACGATTACGAACATCTCGGCGCGGGCACGGAAACGCTCGCCGACCTCGGTGCGGGTAAGCACTCCTTCGCTGATGCCCTGAAGAATGCCAAGCATCCGGTCATCCTGGTCGGCGCCGGTGCGACCTCGCGTCACGACGGCGCGGCCATTCTCGCCCAAGCCGCCAAGCTGGCGCTCGAAATCGGCGCGGTGAAGGACGGCTGGAACGGTTTTGGCGTGCTGCATGAGACGGCCTCGCGCGTCGGCGCGCTGGATATCGGCTTTACGGCAGGTAATGGTGGCTTGAACGCCGCACAGATGACGACTTTCGGCACGTTGGATCTGTTGTTCCTGCTCGGGGCCGACGAGATCAAGGCGCCGGACGGCACCTACGTCGTCTATATCGGCACCCATGGCGACCGCGGCGCGCACCGCGCCGACGTGATTCTGCCGGCAGCGGCCTACACCGAGAAGTCGGCGATCTATGTCAACACCGAGGGCCGCGCGCAGATGACGGGCCGTGCCGCGTTCCCGCCGGGCGAGGCGCGCGAGGACTGGGCGATCATCCGTGCGCTGTCGGAAACGCTCGGCAAGAAGCTGGGCTACGACTCGCTCCCCGCGCTGCGCCAGGCGATCTTCAAGGCGGTGCCGCACCTGATCCGTCTGGACCAGATCGAGGCGGGCACGGCCGACCAGGTCAAGGCGCTCGCGAGCAAGGGCGGCACGCCTGAGAGGGCGCCGTTCAAGGCCCTGATCGAGGACTTTTACCTGACCAACCCAATCGCGCGTGCGTCCGCCGTGATGGCGGAATGCTCGCGGCTTGCCTCCGGGCAGATGCTGACCGCAGCGGAGTAA
- the nuoH gene encoding NADH-quinone oxidoreductase subunit NuoH has product MEFFQSAFWTGFLWPLIIMVAESVLLLVVLLVAIAYILLADRKIWAAVQIRRGPNVVGPWGLFQSFADLLKFVLKEPIIPSGANKGVFLLAPLVSCVLALAAWAVIPTNLGWVISDINVGILYIFAISSLSIYGIIMAGWSSNSKYPFLAALRSAAQMVSYEVSIGFVIITVLLCAGSLNLSAVVEAQKLHGFAGLIGLPQLTILNWYVWPLFPMFVVFYVSALAETNRPPFDLVEAESELVAGFMVEYGSTPYLLFMLGEYVAIVTMCAMATILFLGGWLPPVDLPPFNWVPGIIWFSLKLFFMFFLFAMAKAIVPRYRYDQLMRLGWKVFLPLSLAMVVVVAGVLHFAGIAPK; this is encoded by the coding sequence ATGGAATTCTTCCAAAGCGCATTCTGGACCGGCTTCCTCTGGCCGCTGATCATCATGGTCGCGGAGAGCGTCCTGCTGCTCGTCGTGCTGCTGGTCGCGATCGCCTACATCCTGCTCGCCGACCGCAAGATCTGGGCGGCGGTGCAGATCCGCCGCGGCCCTAACGTCGTCGGCCCCTGGGGCTTGTTCCAGTCCTTCGCCGACCTTCTGAAGTTCGTGCTGAAGGAGCCGATCATTCCGTCCGGCGCCAACAAGGGCGTCTTCCTGCTGGCTCCCTTGGTCTCCTGCGTGCTCGCGCTTGCGGCATGGGCGGTGATCCCGACCAATCTCGGCTGGGTGATCTCCGACATCAATGTCGGCATACTCTACATCTTCGCGATCTCGTCGCTGTCGATCTACGGCATCATCATGGCCGGCTGGTCGTCGAACTCGAAATATCCGTTCCTGGCGGCGCTGCGCTCGGCGGCGCAGATGGTGTCCTACGAGGTCTCGATCGGTTTCGTCATCATCACCGTTCTGCTCTGCGCCGGCTCGCTGAACCTCTCGGCCGTGGTCGAGGCGCAGAAGCTGCACGGTTTCGCAGGCCTGATCGGCCTGCCGCAGCTCACCATCCTGAACTGGTATGTGTGGCCGCTGTTCCCGATGTTCGTGGTGTTCTACGTCTCGGCGCTGGCGGAAACCAACCGTCCGCCGTTCGACCTCGTCGAGGCCGAGTCCGAGCTCGTCGCCGGTTTCATGGTCGAATACGGCTCGACCCCGTATCTGTTGTTCATGCTCGGCGAGTATGTCGCGATCGTCACGATGTGCGCGATGGCGACGATCCTGTTCCTGGGCGGCTGGCTGCCGCCGGTCGATCTGCCGCCCTTCAACTGGGTGCCGGGCATCATCTGGTTCTCGCTCAAACTGTTCTTCATGTTCTTCCTGTTCGCGATGGCGAAGGCGATCGTGCCGCGCTACCGCTACGACCAACTGATGCGCCTCGGCTGGAAGGTATTCCTGCCGCTGTCGCTGGCGATGGTGGTCGTGGTGGCCGGCGTGCTGCATTTCGCCGGCATCGCGCCGAAGTGA
- the nuoL gene encoding NADH-quinone oxidoreductase subunit L: MVQAIVFLPLLGAILAGLIAIFGAHGRNPSGDTVEHHDDHDHGAHAHASASINEDAAVIHETHHEPGDGHDDHAHGPTEPPAQGSRAAELITTGLLFVSAALSWFTLVDVGFMHHDARIPILPWILSGDLQVYWALRVDTLTAVMLVVVTTVSSLVHLYSIGYMDEDPYRPRFFGYLSLFTFAMLMLVTADNLVQLFFGWEGVGLASYLLIGFWYQKPSANAAAIKAFVVNRVGDFGFALGIFAIFALVGSTDFETIFHAAPGLTGKSVNFLGWQVDALTLTCVLLFMGAMGKSAQFLLHTWLPDAMEGPTPVSALIHAATMVTAGVFMVARLSPLFELAPNAQAVVMFFGATTAFFAATVGLVQNDIKRIVAYSTCSQLGYMFVAMGAGAYSVGMFHLFTHAFFKALLFLGSGSVIYAMHHEQDIRNMGGLWRKIPYTYAVMLVGTLALTGFPLTAGYFSKDAIIESAYASHNPFAVYGFLLTVFAAGLTSFYSWRLIFKTFHGEPHDEHHYESAHESPLWMLIPIGILAAGSILAGFPFKELFAGHGIEEFFRESVKMNPHIIEEMHHIPETIAFLPTVMMVVGFLISYLFYIRRPYLPVELAQTQPGLYQFLLNKWYFDELYDIIFVRPAKWIGYQLWKKGDGFIIDGFGPDGVSASVLRITRNVVKIQTGYLYHYAFAMLIGVAGLITWFMFGFGGQ, encoded by the coding sequence ATGGTTCAGGCAATTGTCTTTCTGCCTCTGCTGGGCGCCATTCTCGCCGGCCTGATCGCCATTTTCGGCGCGCATGGCCGCAACCCCAGCGGCGATACGGTCGAGCATCACGACGATCACGATCACGGCGCGCACGCTCACGCATCAGCTTCGATCAACGAGGATGCCGCCGTCATCCACGAGACGCATCACGAGCCGGGCGACGGCCATGACGACCACGCTCATGGTCCGACCGAGCCGCCGGCTCAGGGCTCGCGCGCGGCCGAGCTGATCACGACCGGGCTATTGTTCGTCTCGGCGGCCCTGTCCTGGTTCACGCTGGTCGACGTCGGCTTCATGCACCACGATGCGCGAATTCCGATTCTGCCGTGGATCCTCTCCGGCGATCTCCAAGTTTACTGGGCGCTGCGGGTCGACACGCTCACGGCCGTGATGCTGGTCGTGGTCACCACCGTGTCCTCGCTCGTGCACCTCTATTCCATCGGCTACATGGACGAGGATCCGTATCGTCCGCGCTTCTTCGGCTATCTGTCGCTGTTCACTTTCGCCATGCTGATGCTGGTGACGGCCGACAATCTCGTGCAGCTGTTCTTTGGCTGGGAGGGCGTGGGCCTCGCAAGCTACCTGCTGATCGGCTTCTGGTACCAGAAGCCGTCGGCGAATGCGGCCGCCATCAAGGCCTTCGTCGTCAACCGCGTCGGTGATTTCGGCTTCGCGCTCGGCATCTTCGCGATCTTTGCGCTGGTCGGCTCAACCGATTTCGAGACGATCTTCCATGCAGCCCCCGGTCTGACCGGCAAGAGCGTCAACTTCCTCGGCTGGCAGGTGGATGCGCTGACGCTGACCTGCGTGCTGCTGTTCATGGGCGCGATGGGCAAGTCGGCGCAGTTCCTGCTGCACACCTGGCTGCCGGACGCCATGGAAGGCCCGACCCCGGTCTCGGCGCTGATCCACGCCGCGACCATGGTGACCGCCGGTGTCTTCATGGTGGCCCGGCTGTCGCCGCTGTTCGAGCTCGCGCCGAACGCGCAGGCGGTGGTGATGTTCTTCGGCGCAACCACGGCATTCTTTGCCGCGACCGTCGGCCTCGTGCAGAACGACATCAAGCGCATTGTCGCCTACTCGACCTGTTCGCAGCTCGGCTACATGTTCGTGGCGATGGGGGCGGGGGCCTATTCGGTCGGCATGTTCCACCTGTTCACGCACGCCTTCTTCAAGGCGCTGCTGTTCTTGGGCTCCGGCTCGGTGATCTACGCGATGCATCACGAGCAGGACATCCGCAACATGGGTGGCCTGTGGCGCAAGATCCCCTACACCTACGCGGTGATGCTGGTCGGCACGCTGGCCTTGACCGGCTTCCCGCTCACTGCCGGCTACTTCTCCAAGGACGCGATCATCGAGTCCGCCTATGCCTCGCACAACCCGTTCGCAGTGTACGGCTTTCTCCTGACGGTCTTCGCCGCCGGCCTGACCTCGTTCTATTCATGGCGCCTGATCTTCAAGACCTTCCACGGCGAGCCGCATGACGAACATCACTATGAGTCGGCGCATGAGAGCCCCCTCTGGATGCTGATCCCGATCGGCATCCTGGCGGCCGGCTCTATCCTGGCTGGCTTCCCGTTCAAGGAATTGTTCGCGGGCCACGGCATCGAGGAGTTCTTCCGCGAGTCCGTGAAGATGAATCCGCACATCATCGAGGAGATGCACCACATCCCCGAGACCATCGCCTTCCTGCCAACGGTGATGATGGTGGTGGGCTTCCTGATCTCGTACCTGTTCTACATCCGCCGGCCGTACCTGCCGGTCGAGCTGGCCCAGACCCAGCCGGGGCTGTACCAGTTCCTGCTCAACAAGTGGTACTTCGACGAGCTCTACGACATCATCTTCGTCCGTCCGGCGAAGTGGATCGGCTACCAGCTCTGGAAGAAAGGCGACGGCTTCATCATCGACGGCTTCGGTCCGGACGGCGTTTCCGCGTCGGTCCTGCGCATCACCCGCAACGTCGTGAAGATCCAGACCGGCTATCTCTATCACTATGCATTCGCCATGCTGATCGGCGTCGCCGGCCTGATCACCTGGTTCATGTTCGGCTTTGGAGGCCAGTAA
- the nuoF gene encoding NADH-quinone oxidoreductase subunit NuoF, which translates to MLEDKDRIFKNLYGLHDWGLEGARRRGAWDGTKAIIDKGRDWIINEMKASGLRGRGGAGFPTGLKWSFMPKESTDGRPSYLVVNADESEPGTCKDREIMRHDPHLLVEGCLIASFAMNAHACYIYVRGEFIRERERLQAAIDQAYEAKLIGKDNVNGWPFDLYVAHGAGAYICGEETALLESLEGKKGQPRLKPPFPANVGLFGCPTTVNNVESIAVAPDILRRGAAWFAGIGRPNNVGTKLFCISGHVERPCNVEEAMGIPFRELIEKHCGGIRGGWDNLKAVIPGGSSVRMVPAEQIIDTPMDFDSLSKLRSGLGTAAVIVMDKSTDLIRAIARISYFYKHESCGQCTPCREGTGWMWRVLTRMAEGRAHKREIDMLLEVTKQIEGHTICALGDAAAWPIQGLIAHFRHEIEARIDQYSHRADIDDAGVRDPVNMVAAE; encoded by the coding sequence ATGCTCGAGGACAAGGACCGCATCTTCAAGAACCTCTACGGCCTCCACGATTGGGGGCTCGAGGGCGCGCGGCGCCGCGGCGCCTGGGATGGCACCAAGGCCATCATCGACAAGGGCCGCGACTGGATCATCAACGAGATGAAGGCCTCAGGCCTGCGTGGCCGCGGCGGTGCCGGCTTCCCGACCGGCCTCAAATGGTCCTTCATGCCGAAGGAATCGACCGACGGCCGGCCGAGCTATCTCGTCGTCAACGCCGACGAGTCCGAGCCCGGCACCTGCAAGGACCGCGAGATCATGCGGCACGATCCGCATCTGCTCGTCGAGGGCTGCCTGATCGCGAGCTTCGCGATGAACGCCCATGCCTGCTACATCTATGTCCGCGGCGAGTTCATCCGCGAGCGCGAACGCCTCCAGGCCGCGATCGACCAGGCCTACGAGGCCAAGCTGATCGGCAAGGACAACGTCAACGGCTGGCCGTTCGACCTTTACGTCGCCCACGGCGCCGGCGCTTATATCTGCGGCGAGGAGACCGCGCTGCTCGAGAGCCTCGAGGGCAAGAAGGGCCAGCCGCGGCTGAAGCCGCCGTTCCCGGCCAACGTCGGTCTGTTCGGCTGCCCGACCACCGTCAACAACGTCGAGTCGATCGCGGTTGCGCCGGACATCCTGCGGCGCGGTGCGGCCTGGTTCGCCGGCATCGGTCGTCCGAACAATGTCGGCACAAAACTGTTCTGCATCTCCGGCCATGTCGAGCGGCCCTGCAACGTCGAAGAAGCGATGGGCATTCCGTTCCGTGAGCTGATCGAGAAGCATTGCGGCGGCATCCGTGGCGGCTGGGACAATCTGAAGGCCGTAATCCCCGGCGGTTCGTCGGTGCGCATGGTGCCGGCCGAGCAGATCATCGACACGCCGATGGACTTCGACTCCTTAAGCAAGCTGCGCTCGGGCCTCGGCACTGCGGCCGTGATCGTAATGGACAAGTCCACCGACCTGATCCGCGCGATCGCCCGCATTTCCTATTTCTACAAGCATGAGAGCTGCGGCCAGTGCACGCCGTGCCGCGAGGGCACCGGCTGGATGTGGCGGGTCTTGACCCGCATGGCCGAGGGGCGCGCCCACAAGCGCGAGATCGACATGCTGCTCGAGGTCACCAAGCAGATCGAAGGCCACACCATCTGCGCGCTCGGCGACGCAGCCGCCTGGCCGATCCAGGGCCTGATCGCGCATTTCCGTCATGAGATCGAAGCGCGCATCGATCAGTATTCGCACAGGGCCGACATCGACGATGCCGGCGTCCGCGATCCCGTGAACATGGTCGCGGCGGAGTAG
- the nuoE gene encoding NADH-quinone oxidoreductase subunit NuoE, whose amino-acid sequence MSVRRLAPKEVQPASFAFTEENLAFAKQQVAKYPAGRQASAVIAILWRAQEQNDGWVSEAAIRVIADMLDMPYIRVLEVATFYTMFQLAPVGKKAHVQVCGTTPCRLRGAEDLIHVCESRIHHEPFHLSKDGNFSWEEVECLGACVNAPMVLIGKDTYEDLTRESFGKVLDGFASGNPPKPGPQNGRQFSAPATGPTTLKETT is encoded by the coding sequence ATGTCCGTTCGCCGCCTAGCGCCCAAGGAAGTCCAGCCCGCGAGCTTTGCGTTCACGGAGGAGAACCTCGCGTTTGCGAAGCAGCAGGTCGCCAAATATCCGGCGGGGCGTCAGGCCTCGGCCGTGATCGCGATCCTGTGGCGTGCGCAGGAGCAGAACGACGGCTGGGTGTCGGAAGCCGCGATCCGCGTCATTGCCGACATGCTCGACATGCCCTACATCCGTGTTCTGGAAGTCGCGACCTTCTACACGATGTTCCAGCTCGCCCCCGTCGGCAAGAAGGCGCACGTCCAGGTCTGCGGCACCACACCGTGCCGGCTGCGGGGCGCCGAAGACCTGATCCACGTCTGCGAGAGCCGCATCCATCACGAGCCCTTCCACCTCTCCAAGGACGGCAATTTCAGCTGGGAAGAGGTCGAGTGCCTGGGCGCCTGCGTGAACGCGCCGATGGTCTTGATCGGCAAGGACACCTATGAGGACCTGACCAGGGAGAGTTTTGGCAAGGTGCTCGACGGCTTTGCCTCGGGCAATCCGCCCAAGCCCGGCCCGCAGAACGGCCGTCAGTTCTCAGCTCCCGCCACCGGGCCGACCACGCTGAAGGAGACCACCTGA